Part of the Gilliamella sp. wkB7 genome is shown below.
GCTTGGGACCGTTGAAAAACCAGTATTAGGTATTCAAAATGGTGATGAAACTGTTGATTTGTGTGATTGTCCTCTTTATACCCACAGTATGCAAAGCATCCTTAAAATAGTTCGTAGTTACATTCGGAAACAGGGTTTAGTTCCATATAATATCAATAAGCGAAAAGGTGAATTGAAATTTGTAATTATCAACGAGAGCGTCAGTGCTGGCGAACACAAATATATGTTAAGGTTCGTAGTAAAATCAGATAAATTCGTTCAAAAAATCAGAGATACCTATAAACAGTTGCAAGAGAAGATTCAAAATTTACTTGTTGTTTCAATTAATATTCAACCTAAGCATGCAGCAATTTTAGAAGGTGATCAAGAAATTGTTCTAACTCATAATGCTTTTTTACCTATGACATTAAATCATATTCCACTGTATATTAAGTCCAAAAGTTTTTTTCAAACGAATACTTATATCGCGGAAAACCTTTATAAAACAGCAAGCGAGTGGGTTGCAACTCTGCCAATTAACTCTATTTGGGATCTCTTTTGTGGGGTAGGCGGGTTTGGTTTGAGTTGTGTCAATAATGCCGCATCAAATGGTATTAAATTAACAGGTATCGAAATTAATTCTGATGCTATTGAGTGCGCCTCAAAAACAGCAAATACTTTAGATTTTAAACATTTGACATTCAAATCACTCGATGCAACACAGTACGCCATTGGTATGCAAGATATACCTGATTTAGTTTTACTTAATCCTCCTCGTCGTGGAGCAGGTAAAGATTTGATGCAATATTTAGAAAATGTTAAACCAAACTATGTTTTATATTCCAGTTGTAATTTGACTTCGTTAACCGAGGATCTAACTTTTTTATCCAATTATCAAATAGTAAAGGTTCAACTATTTGATATGTTCCCTCATACATCACATATGGAAATTTTAGTTTTATTAGCGAAAAAATAATTAATTCTATTTTGATTAGTCGATAATGGCTAATCAATTTTCTACTTGTGATTTGTTATAAATTTTTTAGTAATAACAATCTCATTTTGATAACTCAATTTTACTTATCTGTCCCTCGATAATAAATCTAAATCTCGTTATCTCACTTAATATTAAAAACGTTCAATATAAATACTAATGATAATCATTATTAAATGTTAGTAATAATTATTATCATTGATCGCTTTAAGTAAATTTGTTAGATTAGCGCAATAAATATGATAAACATCAAATATTGGAGCAATACTTTATAAGTTTTAATATGTTTTATGGTGTGTGAATGAGAGTAAATAATATCTTTTTAACTTTTGTAATTGCTTCAATCTCTTTGCCTGTATTGGCGGATAATGATGAATTAGAAACAATAACTGTGACAGCAAGTCGGCAAAAAAAAGCTAAATTAACCATTCCAGAAACTGTCGATATCATAAGTAAAAAGACCATTGATGATCATCAAATGACAACAATGGAAGATTTAGTCCGTTATCTTCCCGGTATTTCGGTAAATAGACAAACATCAGGGACCGACCCTTATGTTAATTTGGGTGGAATCAGAATTAGAGGGATGTCTGGGAATCGGGTGCAATTACAGGTTGATGGTGCAAGAGTAATCGAAGGTTTGCAAGACGGTAATCGTAATTTTATCGATTTATCGACAATTAAAACTGTTGAAATCGTGCGGGGACCGGGTTCAGTTTTATGGGGAGCGGATGCATTAGGTGGAGTTGTTGCATTCAAAACATTAGATCCTAATGATTTATTGAAAGGTAAACCTTATGCAGTACAAATTAAGGGTGCTTATGATAGCTTGAATAAGCAGAATACAAAAACAGGTATGCTGGCATTAGAATTAATGCCAAATTTAGAAGCACTTATCAGTTTTAGTCGACGTGACTATCAAGAAACAAAGCTAAAAAAAGCTAAAGCGAATGGGGGGATATGGGGATGTCCTCGAGGCGAAAACGCAATTAGATGTAATAAACTCAATCCGTTAGATGCAAAAGCTGAAAATATGTTGTCAAAACTGGTTTATCATAATGATAATCGTGAGACAAAATTAACTTTTGAAAATTTCCGCTCTAATTCTTTTGTTAAACAGTTATACGATTATGGTTTACAATCTTCTGGTACTTTTAATGGTGATTATAGAAGAACTCAAATACAGACAAGAAAGCGTTATGCTATAGAAGACTCATGGTCACCCGCTTTGCCTTTTATCGATCAAATCAAAACAATGATCTCTTATTCTCCCCAAGAACGTTATCTAAAATCTCGTCGTGAACAAATCGATAGAAAGCGTAATCCAATCTATACCTATACTACAAATGATTATAAAGAGAAATTTTGGCAAGTTGATTTACAATTCAATTCAAATTTGGATTTTTTGAATGTTGATCATGATTTAGTGTATGGATTTCAAGGCGATATTACCCACAGCGATTACCGTAATAAAAGTACAAAAAATGGTATAACTACCATTGGAGGTGGATTCAATTTTGCTAATTCTAAAACTCAGCGAGCAGATATTTATTTGCAAGATGAGTTTCATATATTTACGGAACGTTTAAAAGTTAAACCTGGTTTACGTTATGCTACTTATAAAATTAAACCTGATATTGATAGTTATTATGCTGTTATTAAAGGAAAAGAACCTCGTAAATTAACTTCTCATCGCTTGATTCCTCAATTAGGAACTTTATTCAACCTTACAGATCAATATTCAATTTATGCCCGTTATGCTGAAGGCTTTAAAATGCCAACAGCTCAACAGTTATATACTTCTTTGCCATCGGTATCGATGAATTTGATCCCTAATCCTAATTTAAAACCAGAAAAAGTTAAATCGTACGAAGCAGGATTAAGGGGCGATTATACCAATGGTTGGTTTAGCTTTGGTGCCTTTAAAGCTGACTATAGTAATTATATTAAAAACTTTATTCGTGTTGGCCCTAAAGATTATACATATAAAAATTTATCAAGAGTAAATCTTTGGGGATTGGAATCATCGGCTGAGTGGCGGTTTTCAAATAACTGGACTTTAAATACTTCCGCATCTTATCAACATGGTAAAAAACAAGAAACACCTGGTGAAAAGAAGTCATATTTTAATGAAGCAATGCCTTTACAAGGTACTATTGGCCTTAAATGGCATCATCCAGAATACAATTTTGATACTGAGTTAGTTGGAACGTTCTCTAAAGCTGTGACACGTGTGTCAAAAGATAGTTCATCTAACGATGAAGTATTCAAACCTAAAGGATATGCTATTTATGATGCGTATCTTAATTGGCATCCTAGTAAAAATATTACTTTTAGGGCATCAGTCTTAAATATTTTCGATCGACGTTACTTTAAGTGGCCAATGTTTAGTACATATTATAAAAATCCACAAGATAATGTAAAAGCAACCAATCCGATTGAGCTACAAACAGCACCGGGAAGAACTTTCACTGTTGATGTGGTGGTAAATTTTTAAAAGATCGTCTGAATATAAACAAGGACACCGTTTCTGATTAAAAAGCAGAGTAGGTGGCTTTTAACAATGGTTATTTATTGAGAGTAAAAGTTTTGCAAACATTAAGAAATATTTTTTTGCTTATAAAACTCTGCACCAAAACTAAGCAAGGTAAATGGGGATTTTGTTACGCTTTCATTGTGATAAGTTTAAAAATTGTTTTAATTAAAATTAGTTTGGAGATGATTGGTTGGAATAAAAATTTCTACAATGCACTGGAAAAATATAATTTACAAGAAGTAGTAAATCAAATTGGCGTTTTTATTTTATTAACAATCCTAGGTGCCATTACTTTTTTAATGTCAGATTATTTAAGAAAAATTACCGTTATTATATGGCGTAAAGTACTTAATGATACGATATTAGATCATTGGATAAATAATAAAACCTATTGGTTTTTGAATAATAAACAAGGTGAAATAGATAATCCTGAACAACGCATTGCTGAAGATTGCCAGTTGTTTGTTGATAAATTAACCAATGAGGGGTTTTCTTTTATCACTCAACTCATCGGTCTAGTTACGTATTTTATATTGCTATGGCAAATTACAGATAACTTCGTTTTATCGTTTAATCTATTGGGTTTTGATATTAGTCTTTCACACTATATGGTTTGGTTAGCGCCAATATATGTCATTATCTGTTCTTACCTGACTCATTGGCTTGGTAATCCTTTGAAAGCTTTATTAATTCAACAACAGCATAAAGAGGCGGATTACCGTTTTGCTTTAACTCGATTTAGAGAATCAAAAGAACCGATAGCCTTATTAAACGGAGAAAAAGTTGAAAGAGAGATACTCGATCAGCATTTTAGTAACATCATGACAAATTGGTATCAGTTAATTAAACGACAGTTATTTTTAGGTTGTTTTACTCGACCTTATAATCTTACTGTTTTACAAATACCCACTTTTTTTGCATTACCTATTTACCTAATTGGCAAAGTTAGCCTTGGATCATTAATGCAAATTAGTAAGACATTTAGTAATGTGGTGGTTAATTTATCGTGGTTTATTTTCAATTATAATAATTTAGCTGAGCTGACTGCCTGTAGCCACCGTTTATGTCAGTTTATTAATCGTGCGAGATTGATAGCTGATATGCATAACCAACAAAGGCAATTTGAAAAAGATACGGATATTTTATTAATAAATAATCTAATTATAAAAAATCCAAGTGGTAAGGTTTTGCTTAAAGTACCCGAACTGCGATTAAATAAAGGGGAATCTATCATCTTGTCAGGAGTGTCAGGAATAGGTAAATCGACCTTGTTTAAATTATTATCAGGAATTTACCCCTACTATGAAGGTTATATTGAGTTACCAAAAGCTAATAAACTCTTTTTATCACAAAATCCTTATTTTCCTATGGGAGGATTAGCTCATGCAGTGGCTTATCCTAACCCTTTATTAGAAAAGGATTTAGACAGTATTAAACAAATTTTAGCAGAGGTAGGTTTCTTAGCTCAAGATATTGAAAAAAAGTTACTAGATTACGATTTAAATAGACTATCTGGAGGTGAAAAACAGCGTTTAGTGATAGCGCGGATTTTATTGCATAAACCTGATTGGATATTTATGGATGAGACGACAAATGCATTAGATAAACATTCAGAACATCAATTACTAAAATTGTTACAAACTAACTTAACAAATAGTAGTTTTATTATAATTTCTCATTCGGATATATCGTCTTATTTCAAACAATGCAATCAATTAATATTATAAAAAAAGAGATAACAGATTAAGTAAAAAAATAAAAGTTAAATTAAATAAGGAGTTTTTATGGCAGAATCCAAAACTAATAACGTTCAAGATACATTAGATAGCTTACATGAAACCGTGTTAACAGTCATACTATCAACTATAAATAAAGATGGAGGAGTTGAAACCAGTTATTCACCTTATTTCTTTGATGGAAGTGATTATTATGTTCTTATTTCTGATTTAGCACCACATAGTCAAAATATGAAAATCAATCCTCAAATTTCTTTTATTATTATTGATGATGAATCTAAGACAAAAAATATTTATGCACGTAGACGTTTAAGTTCTCAAGCAACAGCTGAAATTGTTGATAAAAATTTACCAATTTTTGAGAAAGTAATCGATCAGCTTGCTAAACGGGTGAGCAAGATGGTTTATATGCTTTGTGAGATGAATGATTTTAACTTATTTAAAATTGCACCAACATCAGGACGCATTGTTATTGGTTTTGGTAAAACCTATCTTATTGATCACAAAAATAAAATCGTCACACCTGTCGATGAAGATTATGTTGCTAACCAAAAAAAGCAAAGTGAAAGTTAAACTATAATTAAATTTTAAATCAATAGAGTAGGTTAATTATCAACTCTATTGACTCTTATTATTCTCGAAAAGATTGCCCTCTACAGATTATTATGTTTCTATTTAAATATAAAATAATGTTTATCTGATAATTTTTAATTAACAGCTCTATTATGAATATAATAGTGAAGTTTATCTTTAAAGATGAACAAATATTAATTTATTGATTGTATATTATAAAAATAGCCCATGATAGGCTGTAATTTATGTTAATATGGCAAAAATCAATCTTAATTATGGAAACGCAAAATTATGATACCCGATGTTTCTAAAGCACTTAGCTGGTTAGAAAAACATTATACAATTTTACAAGGCATTCAACGCGGTGTTGAGCGAGAAACTTTGCGTATTTTACCTGATGGTTCCTTATCAAAAACACCTTTTCCAGCCAATATAGGCTCCGCGCTCACGCACCCTTGGATCACAACTGATTTTGCTGAATCTCTACTTGAATTCATTACGCCAGTTAATACCAATATTGATTATATGTTAACATTTTTACGTGATTTGCATCGTTATGCTAGTGTTAATATTGGCGATGAATTGATGTGGCCTTTAAGTATGCCATGTTTTGTCGCAAACGAAGATGACATTATTTTGGCACAATATGGATCATCAAATGAAGGACGTTTCAAAACGGTGTATCGTGAAGGTTTAAAAAACCGTTATGGCGCAATGATGCAAACTATTTCAGGGGTTCATTATAATTTTTCATTACCAATGGCATTTTGGCAAGCTAGAGATGGCGTAAAAAATACTGAAGAAGGTAAAGCCGTTATTTCTGAAGGCTATTTTACTTTAATCCGTAACTATTATCGCTTTGGGTGGGTTATTCCTTATCTATTCGGCGCCTCTCCATCTATATGTTCTTCATTTATTCAAAACCCAGAAAAAGCGAAAGCTTTTATTGAACAAACAAACGGAAATTGTTATTTACCTTATGCAACGTCATTAAGACTAAGTGATATTGGCTACACAAATGATGCACAAAAACAGTTAGGTATAACATTTAATCATTTAGATACTTATGTTGAAGGCCTTAAACGAGCCACCCATACTAAGTCACCACAATTTAGTAAGTTGGGTGTCAAAGTAAATGGCCATTATCGTCAATTGAATGATAATGTATTACAAATTGAAAATGAGTTTTATGCACCGATTCGCCCTAAACGGGTACCAAGATCTGGAGAATCGCCATCTGATGCACTTATGCGTGGCGGTATTGAGTATATTGAAGTTCGAGCGTTAGATATCAATCCTTTTTCACCTATTGGTATCACCGAAGAACAAATTCGTTTTATCGATCTTTTCTTAATTTGGTGTGCATTAGCGCCTGCACCAGAAATGAGTAGTGAAGAACTTGAGTGTTCTAAAATAAATTGGAATCGAGTAATCAT
Proteins encoded:
- a CDS encoding ABC transporter ATP-binding protein/permease translates to MAFNNGYLLRVKVLQTLRNIFLLIKLCTKTKQGKWGFCYAFIVISLKIVLIKISLEMIGWNKNFYNALEKYNLQEVVNQIGVFILLTILGAITFLMSDYLRKITVIIWRKVLNDTILDHWINNKTYWFLNNKQGEIDNPEQRIAEDCQLFVDKLTNEGFSFITQLIGLVTYFILLWQITDNFVLSFNLLGFDISLSHYMVWLAPIYVIICSYLTHWLGNPLKALLIQQQHKEADYRFALTRFRESKEPIALLNGEKVEREILDQHFSNIMTNWYQLIKRQLFLGCFTRPYNLTVLQIPTFFALPIYLIGKVSLGSLMQISKTFSNVVVNLSWFIFNYNNLAELTACSHRLCQFINRARLIADMHNQQRQFEKDTDILLINNLIIKNPSGKVLLKVPELRLNKGESIILSGVSGIGKSTLFKLLSGIYPYYEGYIELPKANKLFLSQNPYFPMGGLAHAVAYPNPLLEKDLDSIKQILAEVGFLAQDIEKKLLDYDLNRLSGGEKQRLVIARILLHKPDWIFMDETTNALDKHSEHQLLKLLQTNLTNSSFIIISHSDISSYFKQCNQLIL
- a CDS encoding TonB-dependent hemoglobin/transferrin/lactoferrin family receptor; protein product: MRVNNIFLTFVIASISLPVLADNDELETITVTASRQKKAKLTIPETVDIISKKTIDDHQMTTMEDLVRYLPGISVNRQTSGTDPYVNLGGIRIRGMSGNRVQLQVDGARVIEGLQDGNRNFIDLSTIKTVEIVRGPGSVLWGADALGGVVAFKTLDPNDLLKGKPYAVQIKGAYDSLNKQNTKTGMLALELMPNLEALISFSRRDYQETKLKKAKANGGIWGCPRGENAIRCNKLNPLDAKAENMLSKLVYHNDNRETKLTFENFRSNSFVKQLYDYGLQSSGTFNGDYRRTQIQTRKRYAIEDSWSPALPFIDQIKTMISYSPQERYLKSRREQIDRKRNPIYTYTTNDYKEKFWQVDLQFNSNLDFLNVDHDLVYGFQGDITHSDYRNKSTKNGITTIGGGFNFANSKTQRADIYLQDEFHIFTERLKVKPGLRYATYKIKPDIDSYYAVIKGKEPRKLTSHRLIPQLGTLFNLTDQYSIYARYAEGFKMPTAQQLYTSLPSVSMNLIPNPNLKPEKVKSYEAGLRGDYTNGWFSFGAFKADYSNYIKNFIRVGPKDYTYKNLSRVNLWGLESSAEWRFSNNWTLNTSASYQHGKKQETPGEKKSYFNEAMPLQGTIGLKWHHPEYNFDTELVGTFSKAVTRVSKDSSSNDEVFKPKGYAIYDAYLNWHPSKNITFRASVLNIFDRRYFKWPMFSTYYKNPQDNVKATNPIELQTAPGRTFTVDVVVNF
- the gshA gene encoding glutamate--cysteine ligase, yielding MIPDVSKALSWLEKHYTILQGIQRGVERETLRILPDGSLSKTPFPANIGSALTHPWITTDFAESLLEFITPVNTNIDYMLTFLRDLHRYASVNIGDELMWPLSMPCFVANEDDIILAQYGSSNEGRFKTVYREGLKNRYGAMMQTISGVHYNFSLPMAFWQARDGVKNTEEGKAVISEGYFTLIRNYYRFGWVIPYLFGASPSICSSFIQNPEKAKAFIEQTNGNCYLPYATSLRLSDIGYTNDAQKQLGITFNHLDTYVEGLKRATHTKSPQFSKLGVKVNGHYRQLNDNVLQIENEFYAPIRPKRVPRSGESPSDALMRGGIEYIEVRALDINPFSPIGITEEQIRFIDLFLIWCALAPAPEMSSEELECSKINWNRVIMEGRKPGLEIGMGCDSYREPLSKVGHNLFKDLLRVADVLDHNDEHRQYRKVCEKLDVMFDQPELTLSARTLEAISDLGTSKFGLVLASQYKKQLSAEPLAILTDSDFVQQRILSIEKQKKKEQSDTLSFDEYVKQKTNI
- the rlmC gene encoding 23S rRNA (uracil(747)-C(5))-methyltransferase RlmC, which codes for MQCSYYQQNKCSSCQWIDYSYPTQLEIKQNKILEQLIPFKPLDVKSPFASREAAFRNKAKMAVLGTVEKPVLGIQNGDETVDLCDCPLYTHSMQSILKIVRSYIRKQGLVPYNINKRKGELKFVIINESVSAGEHKYMLRFVVKSDKFVQKIRDTYKQLQEKIQNLLVVSINIQPKHAAILEGDQEIVLTHNAFLPMTLNHIPLYIKSKSFFQTNTYIAENLYKTASEWVATLPINSIWDLFCGVGGFGLSCVNNAASNGIKLTGIEINSDAIECASKTANTLDFKHLTFKSLDATQYAIGMQDIPDLVLLNPPRRGAGKDLMQYLENVKPNYVLYSSCNLTSLTEDLTFLSNYQIVKVQLFDMFPHTSHMEILVLLAKK
- a CDS encoding HugZ family pyridoxamine 5'-phosphate oxidase → MAESKTNNVQDTLDSLHETVLTVILSTINKDGGVETSYSPYFFDGSDYYVLISDLAPHSQNMKINPQISFIIIDDESKTKNIYARRRLSSQATAEIVDKNLPIFEKVIDQLAKRVSKMVYMLCEMNDFNLFKIAPTSGRIVIGFGKTYLIDHKNKIVTPVDEDYVANQKKQSES